Below is a genomic region from Delftia tsuruhatensis.
ATCTGTCCTTCAAAAACAAACTCTGCGGGACCGGTCATGCGCACAGCGCCGCCGTCCCACTCGATGGTCAGCCGGCCGCCCCGGGTCTGGACATCGACGCGCGCATCGAGCAGCCCCCAGCGTATGCCCGCCACCACGGCCGCGCAGGCGCCCGTGCCGCAAGCCAGCGTCTCGCCGGCACCGCGCTCGAAAACGCGCAGCCGCACCTGGCCGCGATCGACGATCTGCATGAATCCCGCATTGACGCGCTGGGGAAAGCGCGCATGACGCTCGATCAGCGGGCCCCACTGGGCCACGGGCGCATGGTCCACATCCTCGACCAGTTGAACGGCATGCGGGTTGCCCATGGAGACGGGAGCGATCCAGACCGTGGCCTCGGTGCCCAGCTGCAAGGGCCACTGCTGCCCCGCGCCCAGCGGCCGGGACGCCAGGCCCAGGGTATCGAAGGGCACCAGCGACGGCTCCAGCACGGGCCGGCCCATGTCCACGGTGACACGGCCGTCGGCATGCAGCTCGGGGGCGATCACCCCCGACAGCGTCTGCACGCGGATCACGTGCTTGTCGGTCAGGCCCTTGTCGTGCACGAAGCGCGCAAAGCAGCGCGCGCCATTGCCGCACTGCTCGACCTCGCCGCCGTCGGCGTTGTGGATCACATATTCGAAATCGATACCCGCCGCGGGCGAAGGCCGCACCGTCAGTATCTGGTCGGCACCCACGCCGAAATGGCGATGGGCCAGGAAGCGGTACTGGGCTGCGCTCAGGCCCAGCGGGCCGGCGGTTTCGTCGAGCACCACGAAATCGTTGCCTGCGCCCTGCATCTTGGAAAAGCGGATCTGCATGGCGCGATTATCCCCTGCGCAGGCATCCCGTGGCGCAATCCGTGGCCATGCCCCGCCGGGGCCGTTGCGTCTCCGGCGCAACAGCGGGATGCGGCCCGATCCGCATAATGGTCCCATGACCCGTTCCAGCCAGCTTCTGCACCCCCAGCGCCAGCCCGTAGACACGCTCAAGGCCTCCACTGTTTTGCTGCTGCGCGACTGCGCCGGCGGCCCGGGACTTGAAGTCCTCATGACGCGCAGATCGGCCAGGGCCAGCTTCGTGCCCAGCGCCTATGTGTTTCCGGGCGGAGGCATCGAGGCCCAGGATGCCGCCGAAACTGCCCATGCCTGCGCCAGCACGCGCCCCGCCCAGGCCGCCGACGCCTTGCGCATCACCCAGGCCATCGCCGGCCTGCGCGAGACTTTCGAGGAACTCGGCATCCTGCTGGCCTACGACGCCCTGGGCCGGCCGGTATCCGCCGCGGAGCTGGCCACGCTGGACCGCAAGGCGCCGCTGGTGCCGCAGTGCGAGGCGCGCGGCCTGCGCCTGGCCGTGGACGCCCTGTGGTACCTGGCCCACTGGACGGCCGACCGAGACCAGCCCCGGCGCTTCGACGTGCCCTTCTTCGTGGCGCGCATGCCCGAGGACCAGGAACCCGACGCCGACGGCTCCGAGCAGTTCGAACCCATCTGGGTGCGCCCGCAGGAGGCGCTGGAACGCCACCATGCCGGTGGCTTTCCCATGATCTTCCCCACGATACGCACGCTGGACCGGCTCAGCCGCTTCGCGGATACCGATGCCGTGTTCGCCGCCCTGACGGGCGAGCAGCCGCTATGGAAATGCTGTCCGCGCACGGGCTTTCTCGATGGCAAGGAAGCGCGCCACATGGAGGACGAAGCCCCCTTCGGCGAACTGGAGATGGTCTGCCCCGACGGCCAGATCCTGCATACGCTGGACTGGCAGAGCGAACGCGCCGTGCCGCTGCGCAAGAACCTGCTTCGCCTGACCGCGCCCAACCCCGGCGTGATGACCGGCCCGGGCACCAACAGCTATCTCGTGGGCGACGCGTCCACGGGCTACGCGGCCATCGATCCCGGCCCGGCCGATGCCGGGCATGTGCAGCGCCTGTTCGATGCGGCCGGCGGCGACATCCGCCACATCCTGTGCACGCACTCGCACGCCGACCACTCGCCAGGTGCCGCGCTGCTGCAGGCGCTGGCGGTGCAGGCCGGCCGGCCGCGGCCGGCCATCGGTGGCCTGCCATCGGCGCCCACGGCCCGCCCGGCCAGTCGCTTCACGCCCGACTACGCGCTGGCCGATGGTCAGCGCATCGTGCTGCACGATGCACCGGGCGGCACCACCCACACGCTGGTCGCCGTCTTCACGCCCGGCCACGCGGCCAACCACGTGTGCTTCCTTCTGGAAGAAGACGCCCTGCTGTTCAGCGGCGACCACATCCTCAACGGCAGCACCACCATCATCGACCCGCCTGACGGCAACATGCGCGACTACATCGACTCGCTGGACAAGCTCGATGCACTGTGCGCCACGCATGGCGCGCAGTTCATCCTGCCGGCCCACGGCTACGTGCTGGGCTTCGCGCGCCAGGCGATCGCCAGGCTCAAGGCCCACCGCCTCGCGCGCGAGGCCAAGGTGCTGGCCGCCATGCGGCAACTGCCCGACGGCAGCGTGCAGGACTGGGTACGCCTGGCCTATGACGATGCCCCATCCCGTCTGTGGCCCATTGCCGAGCGCTCGCTGCTGGCCCACGTGGAGCGCATCCGGGCCCTCTGCACCCGGCAATGACCGGCAGCGCGCGGACCGCCCCGTATCTGGTTAAGCTGCGCGCATGTCTGAATCTGAAAGCGTTCGCCTGTCCAAGCGCCTGGCCGAACAGGAACAATGCTCGCGCCGCGAGGCCGAGCTGCACATCACCGCCGGCAACGTCCAGGTGGACGGCAAGGTCGTGCAACTGCCCGAGACCCGCGTGCGCCCTGACCAGCAGGTCGTGCTGCGCAGCGGCGCCCAGCCCGAGGCCGTGCCACCCGTCACCCTGCTGATGAACAAGCCTGCGGGCTATACCCAGGGCCGCCCCTACGGACGGGTGCGCAGCGCGCACTCCCTGCTGGGCGAGGCCAGCATGGCCCAGGTGGACACGCCCATGCCGCTGCTGGTGCTGGCCCAGCACTTCAAGAACCTCGAATCCTTCCTGCCCCTGCCGCTGCCGGCCAGCGGCCTCATCGTCTACACCCAGGACAGACGCGTGGCGCGCAAGCTGGGCGAGGAAGGCATGTGGCTGGAGCAGGAATGCATCGTCGGCGTCGAAGGCCGGATCCACGAGGACGGCCTGGAGCTGATGAAGGCGGGTCTGCCGATAGGCAAGCGCCAGCTGCCGCCCTGCCGCGTGAGCTGGCAAAACGAAACCCATCTGCGTTTCGCCCTCAAGGGCATCGCCCCCGACGAGATCGAGGCCATGTGCACCGAAGTCGGCCTCAGGGTCGTCAGCCTGCGCCGCCTGCGCATAGGCCGCGTCTCGCTGGCCAAGGTGCCCGAGGGGCAATGGCGCTACATGATGCCCTGGGAGCGCTTCTAGTGCCTGGAGCCCCATGGAAATGCCCTGCCGCGGGCAGGGCACGGAAGAAAGTGTGAAGCGCGCCGATAAGCCGGATTCTGTGCACGCGGTTGCCCGCATGTGACCGCCATTAATCTGGGCCGGGTGTCGCCACCCGGCTCGGTGCCACCTACCCGCACACTCCGGGGGCCCCGTCAACGTGTGCCTACTTGGTGTTGCTGCGCGTAGAGATTGCCCGTTTCACCTTGGACGGTTCCCGTCCAAGGTGGCTGTGGGTTCCATGCTTGCGCATGGACCGTCTGGCTTGCGCCAGCCGGTTCGGCTTGCGCCGACCCACAGAACACCCGGGGGGGATGGTTCCGTCCAAACTCGTCTCTGTTGCTCTGATCCTCACCTCGCGGTGGACAGCCGTTAGCTGCTACGCTGCCCTGTGCAGTCCGGACGTTCCTCCAGTGCCGTGTTTCCACGATTGCACCAGCGGCGGTCTGGCGTGCTTCACGGCCGGCATTATCGCGCGGCTGGGGCCGGGCTGCAGGCAGATGGCGCAACAGCCTCATGGCGGCGTGCAGAACTCGCGCCGGAACTGCTCGGGCGAGGTGCCGGCCTCGCGCTGGAACATGGCGATGAAGGCCGAGGGCGTGCTGTAGCCCAGGTCGTAGGCGATCTGCTGCACGCTCAGGCCGGCCTCCAGCGCGTCGATGGCCTGCAGGTAGCGCATGCGCTGGCGCCACTCGCCCAGGCCCATGCCCAGTTCACGCTGGCAGTGGCGCGCCAGCGTGCGTTCGGTCATGTGCACGCTGGCCGCCCATTGCGCCAGGCTGCGATGGTCGTGCGGCGCGGCGCGCATGGCCGAAAGCACTTCCACCAGGGCCGGATGCTGGGCGGCCGGCAGGTAGCCCGGCTCCACCGGCACGGCGAGCAACTGGTCGTAGAGCACGCGCGCCAGGCGCAGGTCGGCGTCGGAGGCCGGAATATGCACGTCGCGCACGGCAAAGTCGGCCAGGATGGCCTTGATGATGGCCCCTATGCGCAGCGAGCAGGGCTGCCCGGGCAGGGCCCCGCACAGCGCAGGCGCCAGGTAGACCGAACGGTAGACCACGGCATGGGCCACATAGCAGCTGTGCACCACGCCCGGCGGTATCCAGATGCCGTACTGCGGCGGCGCGACCCAGCGCACGCCCAGGGTCTCCATGCGCATGCTGCCGTGCGGCACATAGTTCAGGTGTCCCCAACTGTGGCTGTGCGGCGGCGCCTCGGTGTGGGCGCCGAACTCGTCGTAGCGGAAGAAGTAATCGCCGGGCACATCCTCGACGTTCTGGATGCGCATGGGCTTGCTGGGGCTGGGCATGGCGGATGGTCCGGGTTACGCTATCGATTGTCCGAAACCAGGGATGCACCTGAAGTCAGACACAACGATGATAGGACCAGTCTTAGGAGTGTTCCGATGGGGTCTTACCTTTTCCCTTTGACCGCCGTGATCATCTGGTCGGTCAACACCGTGGTCAGCAAATTGGCCGCCGACAGCATAGGCGCGGCCGAGATCGGCTTTTACCGCTGGCTGGTGGCGGCCGTGCTGTTCACGCCCTTCCTGCTGCCGTCGATATGGCGCCAGCGCGCCGACGTCCGGCCGCTGCTGCCACGGCTCATCGTGCTGGGCCTGCTGGGCATGGTCATCTACCAGAGCCTGGCCTATTACGCGGCCCACATGACGTCGGCCACGCACATGGGCCTGATCGGCTCGCTCACGCCCATGATGGTGCTGGCACTGTCCACCGCGATGCTGGGCCAGCGCCTGAGCCGGGGCGCCCTGGTCGGCAGCCTGCTGGCCATCGCGGGCGTGGCCCTGGTCGTGTCCTCGGGACAGCCGTCCACCCTGTTCACCCAGGGCCTGAACGGCGGCGATGCGCTGATGCTGGTGGCCATGCTGGCCTATGCGGTCTACAACATCCTGCTCAAGCGCTGGCCCATGCCGCGCCTGGCCACGGTGCAGCTGCTGTATCTGCAGATCATCGTGGCGGTGATCGCCCAGTTGCCCCTGTTCCTGCTCGCGCCCCGGACCGGGCTGAACGCGGCCAACCTGCCGCTGGTGGGCTTCGCGGGCATCATGGCCTCCATCGCCGCGCCGCTGCTGTGGATGATGTCGGTGGCCCGCATCGGCCCCAGCCGCTCCAGCATGTTCTTCAACCTCGTGCCCATCTTCACGGCCGTGATCGCCTTCATGGCCCTGGGCGAGCCGCTGGCCGCCTACCACGCGGTGGGCGGCGTGCTGACCATCGGCGGCCTGCTGCTGGCCGAGCTGTGGAAGCAGCCGTTGCGCGCACCGCGCGCGGCCGCGGCTGCCTGAAATACCCGGGGTTTTCCGATCCTTGATGGTGCACGCACGCCGCAGGCCGGTGCGGCACCCGCACCACGACAGCCCATAAGAATTTGCGTTCAGGCGCGCTCAGAATTTCTTGTTGGACAGCCCTGTCCTGCCTTTCGATACTGCCGCCACAGGAACCATTTCAAGCGCCCGGCGCCTGAAGTTCCCACGACACACAGGCCACGCCCCACCCCGGCACGTGTGCCCGCCGCCGTTTCGAAGACAGGAGACCCGCATGAGCAGCCCGGCATCCGCCGCACACCCCCTCGCCCAAGGCCCGGGCGAGGCATCGTCCCTCGACATGGACGCCACCTACCGCAAGATCGCCTGGCGCCTGATTCCCTTCCTGGTGCTGCTCTTCATCCTGGCCTGGATCGACCGCGTCAACGTGGGCTTCGCCAAGCTGCAGATGCTCGACGACCTGCAGTTCAGCGAGGCCGTCTACGGCCTGGGCGCCGGCATCTTCTTCATCGGCTACTTCCTGTTCGAGGTGCCCAGCAACCTGCTGCTGGAGAAGATCGGCGCGCGCAAGACGCTGGCACGCATCACCATCCTGTGGGGCGCAGCCTCCATGGCCATGGCCTATGTGACCACGCCCGCCATGTTCTACGTGCTGCGCTTCGTCCTCGGCGTGGTGGAGGCGGGCTTCTTCCCGGGCGTGGTGCTGTACCTCACCTACTGGTTCCCGGCCCGCCACCGGGCGCGCGTCAACAGCCTGTTCATGACCTCGTTCGCCATCGCGGGCGCCGTGGGAGGCCCCATCGCGGGCGCCATCATGAACGGCATGCAGGGCGTGGGCCATCTGGCCAACTGGCAGTGGCTGTTCATCCTGGAGGGCATTCCCTCGGTGGTCGCCGGCTTCTTCGTACTGCTGTACCTGCCCGAAAAGCCTGCCAACGCCCAATGGCTGAGCGCAGCCGAGCAGCGTGCCGTGACGGCCGAGGTGGAGGCCGAGAACCAGGCTGGCCACAAGCATGTGTCCTTCCTCGATGCCTGCCGCAACTACCGCGTGTGGCTGTGCGCGGCCGTGTATTTCTGCATCGTCAGCGGCAACGCCACCATCGCGTTCTGGTCGCCGTCCATCATCAAGGAGATCGGCATCCAGAACAATCTGCAGATCGGCCTGGTCTCGGCCATCCCCTTCCTGGCCGGCACGCTGGCCATGGTCTGGAACGGCATGCACTCGGACAGGACCGGCGAGCGCCGCATGCACTGCGCCATCGCCGCGCTGATCGCCGCCACCGGCCTGATCCTGACGGGGCTGCTGCTGCACAGCGCCGTGCTCGCCCTGTGCGCGCTGACGCTGGCCTCCATCGGCATCCTCGCGGCCTTTCCCGTGTTCTGGTCGATTCCGGCGGCCTTCCTGGCCGGCACGGCGGCCGCAGGCGGCATCGCCCTCATCAACTCCATCGGCAACCTGGCCGGCTTCGTGGCGCCCTACATGATCGGCGCGCTCAAGACCAGCACGGGTTCGCTGTCCTCGGGGCTGTACTTCGTGGCGGCACTGGAATTCGCCGCCGCCTTCCTGGTCGTGCTCTTCGTCAAGAAGCAATGACCG
It encodes:
- a CDS encoding MFS transporter; the encoded protein is MSSPASAAHPLAQGPGEASSLDMDATYRKIAWRLIPFLVLLFILAWIDRVNVGFAKLQMLDDLQFSEAVYGLGAGIFFIGYFLFEVPSNLLLEKIGARKTLARITILWGAASMAMAYVTTPAMFYVLRFVLGVVEAGFFPGVVLYLTYWFPARHRARVNSLFMTSFAIAGAVGGPIAGAIMNGMQGVGHLANWQWLFILEGIPSVVAGFFVLLYLPEKPANAQWLSAAEQRAVTAEVEAENQAGHKHVSFLDACRNYRVWLCAAVYFCIVSGNATIAFWSPSIIKEIGIQNNLQIGLVSAIPFLAGTLAMVWNGMHSDRTGERRMHCAIAALIAATGLILTGLLLHSAVLALCALTLASIGILAAFPVFWSIPAAFLAGTAAAGGIALINSIGNLAGFVAPYMIGALKTSTGSLSSGLYFVAALEFAAAFLVVLFVKKQ
- a CDS encoding AraC family transcriptional regulator: MPSPSKPMRIQNVEDVPGDYFFRYDEFGAHTEAPPHSHSWGHLNYVPHGSMRMETLGVRWVAPPQYGIWIPPGVVHSCYVAHAVVYRSVYLAPALCGALPGQPCSLRIGAIIKAILADFAVRDVHIPASDADLRLARVLYDQLLAVPVEPGYLPAAQHPALVEVLSAMRAAPHDHRSLAQWAASVHMTERTLARHCQRELGMGLGEWRQRMRYLQAIDALEAGLSVQQIAYDLGYSTPSAFIAMFQREAGTSPEQFRREFCTPP
- a CDS encoding S4 domain-containing protein produces the protein MSESESVRLSKRLAEQEQCSRREAELHITAGNVQVDGKVVQLPETRVRPDQQVVLRSGAQPEAVPPVTLLMNKPAGYTQGRPYGRVRSAHSLLGEASMAQVDTPMPLLVLAQHFKNLESFLPLPLPASGLIVYTQDRRVARKLGEEGMWLEQECIVGVEGRIHEDGLELMKAGLPIGKRQLPPCRVSWQNETHLRFALKGIAPDEIEAMCTEVGLRVVSLRRLRIGRVSLAKVPEGQWRYMMPWERF
- a CDS encoding DMT family transporter: MGSYLFPLTAVIIWSVNTVVSKLAADSIGAAEIGFYRWLVAAVLFTPFLLPSIWRQRADVRPLLPRLIVLGLLGMVIYQSLAYYAAHMTSATHMGLIGSLTPMMVLALSTAMLGQRLSRGALVGSLLAIAGVALVVSSGQPSTLFTQGLNGGDALMLVAMLAYAVYNILLKRWPMPRLATVQLLYLQIIVAVIAQLPLFLLAPRTGLNAANLPLVGFAGIMASIAAPLLWMMSVARIGPSRSSMFFNLVPIFTAVIAFMALGEPLAAYHAVGGVLTIGGLLLAELWKQPLRAPRAAAAA
- the dapF gene encoding diaminopimelate epimerase; translation: MQIRFSKMQGAGNDFVVLDETAGPLGLSAAQYRFLAHRHFGVGADQILTVRPSPAAGIDFEYVIHNADGGEVEQCGNGARCFARFVHDKGLTDKHVIRVQTLSGVIAPELHADGRVTVDMGRPVLEPSLVPFDTLGLASRPLGAGQQWPLQLGTEATVWIAPVSMGNPHAVQLVEDVDHAPVAQWGPLIERHARFPQRVNAGFMQIVDRGQVRLRVFERGAGETLACGTGACAAVVAGIRWGLLDARVDVQTRGGRLTIEWDGGAVRMTGPAEFVFEGQIEVPDQP
- a CDS encoding MBL fold metallo-hydrolase, producing the protein MTRSSQLLHPQRQPVDTLKASTVLLLRDCAGGPGLEVLMTRRSARASFVPSAYVFPGGGIEAQDAAETAHACASTRPAQAADALRITQAIAGLRETFEELGILLAYDALGRPVSAAELATLDRKAPLVPQCEARGLRLAVDALWYLAHWTADRDQPRRFDVPFFVARMPEDQEPDADGSEQFEPIWVRPQEALERHHAGGFPMIFPTIRTLDRLSRFADTDAVFAALTGEQPLWKCCPRTGFLDGKEARHMEDEAPFGELEMVCPDGQILHTLDWQSERAVPLRKNLLRLTAPNPGVMTGPGTNSYLVGDASTGYAAIDPGPADAGHVQRLFDAAGGDIRHILCTHSHADHSPGAALLQALAVQAGRPRPAIGGLPSAPTARPASRFTPDYALADGQRIVLHDAPGGTTHTLVAVFTPGHAANHVCFLLEEDALLFSGDHILNGSTTIIDPPDGNMRDYIDSLDKLDALCATHGAQFILPAHGYVLGFARQAIARLKAHRLAREAKVLAAMRQLPDGSVQDWVRLAYDDAPSRLWPIAERSLLAHVERIRALCTRQ